A region of the Bacillus sp. NP247 genome:
AGAAAGCATCAGTGAAAACTATTTATTCTATAAAATTCATGCAGATGACGCTAACGCTGTATTTACCCGTGCATTTACAACATTATTAATCGCACTCATTATCGATGCTGATACAAAACATAATTTCTTATCACAGGCTGATATTTTAAATGTGAAAGATAAATTAATTCTATATATGAACAAAGAACAGGATTTCCGTGGGTATGTGCAAGACCACGGCTGGGCACATAGTATCGCTCATGCTTCCGATACATTTGAAGCGCTTGTTAATAATCCTAAACTGGAAACTTCACATTACGAAGAAATACTACAAACTTTATTAAACAAAGTTTGTGTCCATTCCATTTATTACAAATATGAAGAAGATGAGCGTATTGTTTATCCGATTGTCGCAATGCTACAAAATGGCTTAGAGGAAAAAGCACTCATATTAGCCCTTCATAATTTAATAGCTCAATTACAAGTTCAAAAACCGACACTACATATTGACTCGTACGAATTTCTATACGGAAATATAAAATCTTTCTTACGTAGTTTATTTTTCAGATTACGTACAATGTCTATATGTAAAGAAACTGAATGCGAAATTGAAAAATTACTGCAGGGGCTTCGCCAATATTATTAAAAAAGAAGGCCACTCAAAAAGTGCCTTCTTCTATTTCACTAATATTAATTTGAAATTTCACGATCCAAACTGAGAAAAGGTGGACAAGAAGCGCAAACGCCATACATGCTCCGCTTAAAAAAGTTAATATAGGATGCGAATACACATGCCCTAATCCA
Encoded here:
- a CDS encoding DUF2785 domain-containing protein; translated protein: MLQQQLEEIRNNDYIINSTLHIDSLSSSMLQHIGVTDSYLRDKLIYSTFYHLIKKDYISHTHLQKLLSESISENYLFYKIHADDANAVFTRAFTTLLIALIIDADTKHNFLSQADILNVKDKLILYMNKEQDFRGYVQDHGWAHSIAHASDTFEALVNNPKLETSHYEEILQTLLNKVCVHSIYYKYEEDERIVYPIVAMLQNGLEEKALILALHNLIAQLQVQKPTLHIDSYEFLYGNIKSFLRSLFFRLRTMSICKETECEIEKLLQGLRQYY